A window of the Kineococcus mangrovi genome harbors these coding sequences:
- a CDS encoding Wzz/FepE/Etk N-terminal domain-containing protein → MDLFAYLALLRRSWLALLLCFALGGAAGYGASWRTEPQYRATASVFLSPGQGQSIGELAQGSSYTRSLVQSYVRLATTPTVLAPVIDQLGLQTTPGDLADRVSAQSQQDTVLIDVTAVAGSGASAAAIANAVGDQLADATESLSPRDTTAIEVTTVSPATAPTAPFSPDRRLDAGIGAVLGLLLVVAVVVAREVLDTRVRDADDVLDVSDVPVLAAVPARDAVRRGGRPGRGPGRAAARGDRTQAVRRLRANLRFLAADGSAQQVVLASAAGDGAPDLALELARALADHETRVLLLEADLRTPALARTLGLGPGPGLADVLIDGLPVAAALRRSELDGPAILPAGTLRGELAGVMAETTDELVGSAALQRVLADLRTRFDVVLVTAPPVLAATDAAVLAARADGVVLLAESPATRRRQLAEALRDLEMVRATVLGVVLDHSRRRGSRAGRGRRTADLATATVRLDPPGAQDAPAERPRVRSGRR, encoded by the coding sequence GTGGACCTGTTCGCGTACCTCGCACTGCTGCGACGGTCCTGGCTGGCGCTGCTGCTGTGCTTCGCCCTCGGCGGCGCCGCCGGGTACGGCGCGAGCTGGCGCACCGAGCCCCAGTACCGGGCGACGGCGAGCGTCTTCCTGTCCCCCGGGCAGGGCCAGTCGATCGGTGAGCTCGCGCAGGGGTCCTCCTACACGCGCAGCCTCGTGCAGTCCTACGTGCGCCTGGCCACGACGCCGACCGTCCTGGCGCCCGTCATCGACCAGCTCGGCCTGCAGACCACGCCCGGGGACCTCGCCGACCGCGTCAGCGCCCAGTCCCAGCAGGACACCGTGCTCATCGACGTCACGGCCGTGGCCGGCAGCGGCGCGAGCGCGGCCGCCATCGCCAACGCCGTCGGCGACCAGCTCGCCGACGCCACGGAGTCGTTGTCCCCGCGCGACACCACGGCCATCGAGGTGACGACGGTGAGCCCGGCGACGGCCCCGACCGCCCCGTTCTCCCCGGACCGGCGCCTCGACGCCGGGATCGGCGCCGTCCTGGGGCTGCTGCTCGTCGTCGCCGTCGTCGTGGCGCGCGAGGTGCTCGACACCCGGGTCCGCGACGCCGACGACGTGCTCGACGTCAGCGACGTGCCCGTGCTGGCGGCCGTGCCCGCGCGGGACGCGGTCCGCCGGGGCGGACGCCCGGGCCGGGGGCCGGGGCGCGCCGCGGCCCGCGGGGACCGGACGCAGGCCGTGCGGCGGCTGCGCGCCAACCTGCGCTTCCTCGCCGCCGACGGGTCGGCGCAGCAGGTCGTCCTGGCCTCGGCGGCCGGGGACGGGGCCCCGGACCTGGCCCTGGAACTGGCCAGGGCCCTGGCCGACCACGAGACGCGGGTCCTGCTGCTGGAGGCGGACCTGCGCACCCCGGCGCTGGCCCGCACCCTCGGGCTGGGGCCGGGGCCCGGACTGGCCGACGTCCTGATCGACGGGCTGCCCGTCGCGGCCGCGCTGCGGCGCAGCGAGCTGGACGGCCCTGCCATCCTGCCGGCCGGGACCCTGCGCGGGGAGCTGGCCGGCGTGATGGCCGAGACCACCGACGAGCTCGTCGGGTCGGCCGCGCTGCAGCGCGTCCTGGCCGACCTGCGGACGCGGTTCGACGTCGTCCTCGTCACCGCGCCGCCCGTCCTGGCGGCCACCGACGCCGCGGTGCTCGCCGCCCGCGCCGACGGGGTCGTCCTGCTCGCCGAGAGCCCGGCCACCCGCCGCCGCCAGCTCGCCGAGGCGCTGCGCGACCTGGAGATGGTGCGGGCCACCGTCCTCGGCGTGGTGCTGGACCACTCCCGGCGGCGCGGGAGCCGGGCGGGCCGCGGCCGCCGGACGGCCGACCTCGCGACCGCGACCGTGCGCCTGGACCCGCCCGGTGCCCAGGACGCCCCCGCCGAGCGGCCCCGGGTCCGGTCCGGCCGCCGGTGA
- a CDS encoding glycosyltransferase encodes MTGLGVVVVNYGDPVVLERHLLHHDLRPLGHVVVVDNLSTAAHREAVVALCRRRGLEVVLMPGNDGFGAGVNAGAARALAAGCDALLVVNPDLRLDPAVAAALHAEVRAHPARLVAPRVVREDGRVWFDGAEVSLRTGRTRRTGRLTGPGLVPWLTGACLAVHRDLWEAVGGFCPEYFLYWEDVDLSLRVQRAGGEVAVRRDLLAVHAVGGTQAGAHKSPVYVEFHCRNRLLFARRNLGARVALRQGLGAPRYAAEVLRRDGWRRLLTDRAPVRAAVRGTLAGWALALSPRRRRGPAAAGRPASAAGAVPTA; translated from the coding sequence GTGACCGGGCTGGGGGTCGTGGTCGTCAACTACGGCGACCCCGTCGTGCTCGAGCGGCACCTGCTGCACCACGACCTGCGCCCGCTGGGGCACGTCGTGGTCGTGGACAACCTCTCCACCGCGGCCCACCGCGAGGCGGTCGTCGCGCTGTGCCGGCGCCGCGGGCTGGAGGTCGTCCTGATGCCGGGCAACGACGGGTTCGGCGCCGGGGTGAACGCCGGTGCCGCGCGCGCCCTCGCCGCCGGGTGCGACGCCCTGCTCGTCGTCAACCCGGACCTGCGGCTGGACCCGGCCGTCGCGGCGGCCCTGCACGCCGAGGTGCGCGCGCACCCCGCGCGGCTCGTGGCCCCGCGCGTCGTCCGCGAGGACGGCCGGGTGTGGTTCGACGGCGCGGAGGTCTCGCTGCGGACCGGGCGCACCCGGCGCACGGGCCGCCTCACCGGGCCCGGCCTGGTGCCCTGGCTCACCGGGGCGTGCCTGGCGGTGCACCGGGACCTGTGGGAGGCGGTCGGCGGGTTCTGCCCGGAGTACTTCCTGTACTGGGAGGACGTGGACCTCAGCCTGCGCGTCCAGCGCGCCGGGGGCGAGGTCGCGGTGCGCCGCGACCTGCTCGCGGTGCACGCGGTGGGTGGCACCCAGGCGGGTGCGCACAAGTCGCCGGTGTACGTGGAGTTCCACTGCCGCAACCGGTTGCTGTTCGCCCGCCGCAACCTGGGCGCGCGGGTCGCGCTCCGGCAGGGCCTGGGGGCGCCGCGCTACGCCGCGGAGGTGCTGCGCCGCGACGGGTGGCGCCGCCTGCTCACCGACCGCGCACCGGTGCGTGCCGCGGTGCGCGGGACGCTGGCCGGCTGGGCGCTCGCGCTCAGCCCGCGACGGCGGCGGGGACCCGCCGCCGCAGGTCGACCCGCGTCGGCGGCCGGGGCCGTGCCCACCGCCTGA
- a CDS encoding glycosyltransferase: protein MSRTPLRVLLVHPGAGLYGSDRMLLESVRALVAAGDRALLVVPEDGPLVDLARSAGARVLVRPVPVLRKSALTARGLLGLAGRCAVAAARDGALLRRLRPDVVYVSTLTLPTWVLLARAQGVPVVCHVHEAESRAAVPLQRALAAPLLAASHLLVNSEFSRAVLARSWPVLASRSSVLPNGVQGPSAPVAAGPAGGRLRLLYVGRLSRRKGVLVALDAFAQVLADGLDAHLDLVGDVFGEHADFGRELADRLGREVFQGRVSVHGFDPDVFAHLARADVLLVPSVLPEPFGNTAVEGVLAGRPVLVSDVGGLPEAVAGVPSARLVPPGDAAALARAVSEVAAALPDLQACAARHAPVAAERFAPQRYRAGLVEGLRTAAAGGTR from the coding sequence GTGAGCAGGACCCCCCTGCGCGTCCTGCTCGTCCACCCCGGTGCGGGGCTGTACGGCTCCGACCGGATGCTCCTGGAGTCCGTCCGTGCGCTCGTCGCGGCCGGGGACCGGGCCCTGCTCGTGGTCCCCGAGGACGGTCCCCTCGTCGACCTCGCGCGCTCGGCGGGCGCCCGCGTCCTCGTGCGGCCGGTCCCGGTGCTGCGCAAGTCCGCGCTGACGGCGCGGGGGCTGCTGGGGCTGGCCGGGCGGTGCGCGGTGGCCGCCGCCCGCGACGGGGCGCTGCTGCGCCGGCTGCGTCCGGACGTGGTCTACGTGAGCACGCTGACGCTGCCGACGTGGGTCCTGCTGGCCCGCGCGCAGGGGGTCCCCGTCGTCTGCCACGTCCACGAGGCCGAGTCCCGGGCCGCGGTGCCCCTCCAGCGGGCGCTGGCGGCGCCGCTGCTGGCCGCGAGCCACCTGCTCGTCAACAGCGAGTTCTCCCGCGCGGTGCTGGCGCGGTCGTGGCCGGTGCTGGCCTCGCGGTCCAGCGTGCTGCCCAACGGCGTCCAGGGCCCTTCCGCGCCGGTGGCGGCCGGGCCCGCCGGCGGGAGGCTGCGGCTGCTGTACGTGGGCCGGCTCTCGCGCCGCAAGGGCGTCCTCGTCGCCCTCGACGCGTTCGCGCAGGTGCTGGCCGACGGCCTGGACGCCCACCTGGACCTCGTCGGCGACGTCTTCGGCGAGCACGCCGACTTCGGCCGGGAACTGGCCGACCGGTTGGGCCGGGAGGTCTTCCAGGGGCGGGTCAGCGTCCACGGCTTCGACCCCGACGTCTTCGCCCACCTCGCCCGCGCCGACGTCCTGCTCGTGCCGTCGGTGCTGCCCGAACCGTTCGGCAACACCGCCGTGGAGGGGGTGCTGGCGGGGCGGCCCGTCCTGGTCAGCGACGTCGGCGGTCTGCCGGAGGCCGTGGCCGGCGTGCCCAGCGCCCGGCTGGTGCCGCCGGGGGACGCGGCGGCGCTGGCGCGCGCGGTGTCCGAGGTGGCGGCCGCCCTGCCCGACCTGCAGGCGTGCGCGGCCCGGCACGCCCCGGTGGCGGCGGAACGCTTCGCCCCGCAGCGGTACCGGGCCGGTCTGGTCGAGGGGCTGCGGACCGCCGCCGCGGGGGGTACCCGGTGA
- a CDS encoding lipopolysaccharide biosynthesis protein, which produces MRSVLRAAGARVAPGGSDDAPWRSVARSAGAKLLVLGVSGLVSIVSIRLVLGHYGVEAYAQYGLLVSIAALLPFADLGMGAAVLNSVAGSADPARDEHVRRTLVGVFRVIALSGSLLVAVGVVVTVAGGWPALLGDGLRPGSGPAAALTCLVLFCLTLPLAVGQRILTALGRNHVRVLVQGLASPLFATTVGVLVLTGARAGGYLAAFSYAGGALTAALGSVLAFRSLPGLAGRVLHDVWRVRSVRGAPVLGVAGPWLVLTLALPVAMQTDRLLLSHLSTPTELAEYGLGFSLFSLLSQTVTAAGVALWPVFARARSAGRVRSPARMAVAFGAGAALAALVLVLLLPWVVPVVSGGAVRLDGWLTGAFAALVVVQAANYPLGMYMTDAAGLRFQILPVLVMVPLNLGLSWWLTLHVGAGGPVAGSAVAVALCQFAPGVFFVRRDLRRRAAAGVSAA; this is translated from the coding sequence GTGAGGAGTGTTCTCCGTGCTGCCGGTGCGCGGGTGGCGCCGGGCGGGTCCGACGACGCGCCCTGGCGGTCCGTCGCCCGCAGCGCCGGCGCCAAGCTCCTCGTCCTGGGGGTCTCGGGCCTGGTCTCGATCGTCTCCATCCGGCTCGTGCTGGGGCACTACGGCGTCGAGGCGTACGCCCAGTACGGCCTGCTCGTCTCGATCGCCGCGCTGCTGCCGTTCGCCGACCTCGGCATGGGCGCCGCCGTCCTCAACAGCGTCGCCGGCTCGGCCGACCCCGCCCGCGACGAGCACGTCCGGCGCACCCTCGTCGGCGTCTTCCGCGTCATCGCCCTGTCCGGCTCGCTGCTCGTGGCGGTCGGCGTCGTCGTCACGGTCGCGGGCGGCTGGCCCGCCCTGCTGGGCGACGGGCTGCGACCGGGGTCCGGACCCGCCGCGGCCCTGACCTGCCTCGTCCTGTTCTGCCTGACGCTGCCGCTCGCGGTGGGGCAGCGGATCCTCACCGCCCTGGGCCGCAACCACGTCCGCGTCCTCGTCCAGGGCCTGGCCTCCCCGCTCTTCGCCACGACGGTCGGGGTCCTCGTCCTCACCGGCGCCCGCGCGGGCGGCTACCTCGCCGCGTTCTCCTACGCCGGCGGCGCGCTCACCGCCGCGCTCGGGTCCGTCCTCGCCTTCCGCTCCCTGCCGGGCCTGGCCGGGCGCGTGCTGCACGACGTCTGGCGCGTCCGGTCCGTCCGCGGCGCCCCCGTCCTGGGGGTGGCCGGACCCTGGCTCGTGCTGACCCTGGCGCTGCCGGTGGCGATGCAGACCGACCGCCTGCTGCTGAGCCACCTGTCCACGCCGACCGAGCTCGCCGAGTACGGCCTGGGCTTCTCCCTGTTCTCCCTGCTGTCCCAGACGGTCACCGCGGCCGGGGTCGCGCTCTGGCCGGTGTTCGCGCGGGCCCGCAGCGCGGGGCGGGTGCGGTCCCCGGCCCGGATGGCCGTGGCCTTCGGGGCGGGGGCGGCGCTCGCGGCCCTCGTCCTGGTGCTGCTGCTGCCGTGGGTCGTGCCGGTCGTCAGCGGCGGGGCCGTGCGGCTCGACGGCTGGCTCACCGGGGCGTTCGCGGCGCTGGTGGTCGTGCAGGCCGCCAACTACCCCCTCGGCATGTACATGACCGACGCCGCGGGGCTGCGGTTCCAGATCCTGCCCGTCCTGGTCATGGTCCCGCTCAACCTGGGCTTGTCGTGGTGGCTGACGCTGCACGTCGGTGCCGGCGGGCCCGTCGCGGGGTCGGCCGTCGCGGTCGCCCTGTGCCAGTTCGCGCCGGGGGTGTTCTTCGTCCGCCGCGACCTGCGGCGCCGCGCCGCCGCCGGCGTCAGCGCCGCGTGA